The genome window ATTCTTGGATGATCCCACCCGCGGGGTGGATGTAGGGGCGAAAGAAGATATTTACGAGTTGATTACCTACCTTGCGTCACAAGGGAAGGGGATCATCTTTGTCAGCTCGGAATTACCGGAACTCTTGCGGTGTTGCGATCGAATAATGGTTCTTGCAGAAGGTCAGCAAACTGCCCTATTGAATGCTGAAGAAACGACACAACAGGAAATTATGTCTTACGCCACAAATGTCCTGGGATAGATTAAGAAATAGATATGAAAAGGATGCAATCATGACTTCTGAATTTAAAATGAAACAAATTCCCTCTCTCTTTAAAAAAGGCACTACATGGCTTAAACGCTTTCAGAGCCTGACAGGCCTTGTGCTGATAATAATCATGGCGATCATCTTGAGTCCCAGGCAGCATGGAACCGGGCATATCCTATTTCTGACATCTGAGAATATTTCTGATATTTTCAGACAAGTTTCTGAAAATGGAATCATTGCCATCGGCATGACCTTTGTTATTTTGACTTCGGGGATTGACCTCAGTGTAGGAAGCTTGCTTGCTGTCGCAGCCACGTTTTCAGCTAAGATTTTAACCCAGTGGGATCCCCCCTTTGGTCAGAGTCTTCATCTTTTTCTGGCTATTTTTCTTCCTTTGATTTTGACCACTAGTTTTGGTACGATCTATGGCCTGGTCATTTCAAAACTCAAAATACAACCCTTTATTATCACCCTGGCGGGGATGATAGGTATCCGAGGATTCGCCCGGTTTCTCACTAATAACGCCAACATCGACATCGGTTTTGGAGATGATATCTCCTCCGTTTTTGCAAATCTCTTGTCCCCGAAGCCGGTGGTTATTTCAACCTTTGTCATTGCGGCCATCGTCATGTCTATTTTGCTAAGCCGGACAGTTTTTGGTTTGAGAGTTAAATCTATCGGGGACAACAGTATCGGTTCCCGATACGCCGGTCTTCCTGTCACGAAAATCATTCTTCTTACCTATGCACTTTCAGGATTCCTAACCGGGATAGCCGGGATCCTTCATGCCGCACAGAATCATCAGGGTAGCCCCAATGACGGAATGTCCTATGAACTGGATGCTATTGCCGCCGTTGTTATTGGTGGAACCAGGATGACGGGGGGGAAAGGAAGCATCCTTGGGACCATTATTGGAGTTTTCATCATGGGGATACTGACCAATACATTTCGATTGAAAGGGGTCGATATCAATATAGAAATGATGGCCAAGGCTATCATCATTGTCATAGCCGTATGGCTTCAGATGCCCAGACAGGGCAAAAATAAGGGATGAATCTGTCTTAGACAGATAAAAAAATAAAAGGAGGATAGTCTATGAATAAGAGACTAACCGCAATTGGAGTATTACTCCTGACCGTATTCATGGGAACTCAGTTATTTGCTGAAGGGAAAAAGGATGTTACAGCGGAGAAACAAGGTTATCTTGTCATATTCAGCCAGGCAAATAATGCAGAACCCTATAGAGCTTCACAGAATGACTCTTTCAAGGAACTTTGGGCAGAGTATAGTGATGTGACATTTGAAATAATGGATGCACAGCAGGATAATAGCCGACAGATCTCACAGATCGAGACATCTATTATCAAGAATCCGGACCTCTTAATTGTTGCTCCAAATGAGAGAGGACCTCTTTCTGAGGTCATGGGTAAAGCAAAAAATGCAGGGATTCCTGTGGTCTGTCTGGAACGGGATATTGTAGATGCAGAAAACTACACTACCTGGATCATGAGTGACAACTATTCCATCGGTAAACTGGCCGGTGAATATATGGTTGATCTGCTGATTGAAAAAAATGGTGAACCAAAGGGAACTATCGTAGACTTGAGAGGATCTCTTGGTGTTGAAGGTGAGCAGAAAAGATTTAAAGGTGCCTGGGATGTATTTGATCAATATCCTGGAATAACTCAAGAAGCAGAAGCTGTTTGTAACTGGCTGCAGAGTGAAGGCCGTATCAGGATGACTGAAATCCTCCGTGCTCATAACAACATCGATATCGTATACGGACATAACGATCCCATGGCTGTTGGTGGATACCTTGCCGCAAAAGACCTGGGTCTTGAAGATGATATCATTTTCATCGGTGTAGATGGCCTGTTGGGAGAAGCCGGTGGAATCAAAAAAGTCATTGACGGTGTTCTGGATGCCACTTTTACCTATCCTCTTTGTACTGAAAAAGCCGTTGAAATTGGAAATAAAATCATGAGAGATCCTGCTTTCACACCCGAAAAAGTGTATGAAGTAGCCTCTGCCATGGTCACTCCTGAGAATGCTCAGTCTCTGTATAAATGATTCTTGTTTTGACATATGAAAATAAAAAATGCCTGAGGAGATGTTTTATAGCCGGTAAATGACCGCTGATCTAAAATCAATAGAATAGGTTTCTTCAAGCGAATGCGGTTCTCCATGGAGAACCGCTTTTTTTATGTGGACCCTGGTAGGAGAAGAGTCAAGGCATAGGAATAGAGTTCTTTCCCCTCAACCAAGGTATAATCAGAGAGAAATCGGAGCACATATTCCGATTTTTTTTTATCTAATTAATAGAAAAAGAGGAGGATCGGCTTGATATAGAAGGAGAATTGAAATATTATCGAAAGTAAAAAGAAAGCTTTATGTAAAAACATGCAAAGTAATTTGTATTAATAAATAGAATCAGCGTTTTATGCTGAGTTTGGAAAGGAGAGGTCAATGGCAGAAATTGTAGTTATGCCGAAAGCCGGTAATTCTGTAGAATCCTGTATTATTCTGGAGTGGTCCAAGCAGGAAGGAGATGCTGTTCAAACAGGAGATATCCTGTGTGAAGCTGAGACGGATAAAACCACGGTGAGCGTGGAATCCACAGCATCCGGAACAGTACTTAAACACTTATATAAGGTAGATGACGATGTCCCTGTTATGCTGCCCCTGGCTATAGTGGGAGAACCGGGAGAAGATATTACATCTCTGCTGGCCGAAGTGGGAAATGCTTCAGGAGAAGCCCCTTCAACTGAGGTTGCAGAAGAAACTTCCGCGACCTCATCGGCTCCTGCAGCTGCTGAGACAGCCCTGCCTGCCCAGGCGGTACAGGCCGATTTAGGAAGCCCTTCTGGGTTTGCCTCTCCAAGAGCAAGAAACCTGGCCGCTGCCAAGGCCGTCGCCCTGGATAAAATCAAGGGAACCGGTCCCGAAGGCCGTATTGTCGAACGGGATGTGTTGGCTGTCCTTGACGGAATGGCTCCATTGACTCCCTCCGCCATGGAAGAACTCATCCGGACCGGAAAAACAGCTCCCACAAGAGGCACCGGATTGGGAGGAAGAGTCCTCAAATCCGATCTTATGGATGCCCCTGTTTCTACGTCTACTTCTCCAGTCGCCGCCTCTGCAGTTCAGTTCCCCGGAGCCGTTGAAGAGATCAAGGTAAAGGGTGTCAGAAAGGTTACGGCATCAAGAATGCTTGAATCTCTCTCTCAGACGGCTCAACTCACCATGAATACTTCTGCCAATGCAAGTCGGATTCTGGCCATGAGAAAGAGGCTGAAAGAGTCCCCCGAAGAAATGGGACTCCAGGGTGTCACCATCAATGATCTTGTGATGCTGGTTACAGCTAGAACTCTCAAAGACTTCCCCGAAATGAATGCCCACTTTTTAGGAGACACAATCAAGCAGTTCAAGTCTGTTCATCTGGGTTGTGCCGTTGATACTCCCCGCGGCCTGATGGTACCCGTTGTCCAATTTGCGGATACCTTGAGCCTTAAATCCATGGGAATTGAAACAAAGCGTCTTTTCGGAAAGTGTCTGGATGGACAAGCAGATACAGACGATCTCTCCGGCGGTACTTTTACCATCACCAATCTTGGTGCCATGGGTATCGAAAGCTTTACTCCCGTGCTGAATAAGCCCGAAGTAGGAATCCTGGGAGTCTGTACCATTCAACCCAAACCGGTCATGAAGGGATCAGATGTCGAATTCATCCCTCATATGGGTTTGAGTCTTACTTTTGATCATCAGGCCACTGATGGTGCTCCTGCAGGACGGTTTTTGAAGGCCCTGGTTGCCAACCTTGAAAACATCGATCTGGTCCTGGCACTTTAGGCCGCAGAATAAGAGGAAGAAAATATGGAAAATTATGATCTGATAGTCATTGGAGCCGGACCCGGAGGATATATTGCCGCCGAACGTGCCGGTCATGCCGGAAAAAAAGTCCTGCTCATTGAAAAGGAAAATCTGGGAGGAGTCTGTACAAACTGGGGTTGTATCCCCACCAAGAGTTTGCTGAATTCTTCAAAGCTGTATAAAAAAGCCCTCCACGGGGAAGCCTATGGTGTCACAGCCGAAAATGTCCGTTTCAATTTGGAAAAGGCCATGGCTCACAAACAGGACACCATTGAGACACTGCGCAAGGGAATTGCTTACCTGATGAAGTCAAACAAGGTGGATGTTGTTTTTGCAGAGGCTACCCTTACATCCTCTAAGACAGTTATGGCCGATGGAAAAGAGTATGGTTTTGACAATCTTTTTGTTGCCACAGGTTCAACAGCCTTTGTTCCTCCCATCCCCGGTTCTGATCTACCCCATGTTCTGACGAATGTCGGGATTCTGGAAGTAGAAAGCCTGCCTAAGAATCTCGTCGTGATTGGCGGTGGAGTCATCGGAGTCGAATTTGCTTCTTTCTTCAGCGCCGTAGGTGTGAATGTGTCTGTCGTGGAAATGATGGATGAGATCATTCCCCTCATGGATGGCGAGTTTTCAGCAGCCCTTAGAAAGAGTATGTCCCAGGTTGATTTCCACCTGAAGGCCAAGGTCACAAAGATTGACAAGACGAAAGTCTATTTTGAGAAAGATGGAGCCGAAACTGCTCTGGATGCCGATCTGGTTCTCATGGCTGTCGGGCGTCGTCCTCTAACAATGGGACTGGAAAAAATAGGTGTGGATGTGGCTCCCCAGGGAATCCGTGTGGATGAGCAGATGCGAACAAATCTTCCGGGAATCTTTGCCATCGGCGATGTAAACGGCAAGTCTCTCCTGGCTCACTCTGCTTCCCGTATGGGTGAAGTCGCTGTAAACACCATCCTCGGTAAACCCGATCGGATGCGCTACGATGCCATTCCCTGGGCTGTTTACACCGATCCCGAAGCGGCCGGATGTGGTCTCACAGAGGCCCAGGCTAAAGATGCCGGTTACAAGGTTCAGACTGCTACCGTTCAGATGCGTGCTAATGGCCGTTTTCTGGCAGAGCAGGGGAAGAAAGAACCCGGTATGTGCAAGGTTGTGGTAGAAGAAGGAAGTGGACTGCTTTTAGGAGTCCATATGCTGGGAATCTACAGCTCAGAAATCATCCATTCGGCGGCAGCCATGATGGAGATGGAATTGAGAGTTCAGGATATAAAAGAAATAGTTTTCCCCCATCCGTCAGTCTCTGAGATCATCAAAGACTGTCTTTGGGCCCTATAGAAAAGTTAAGGAGTAAGAAAATGGCACAGCAAATATCAGTAGATCCAAAAAAGATTAGGGAACCTCAGGTTATCAAACTCAAAGACATTCCCGTTAACCAGTATAAACAGGATATCAAGGACGAGATTAAAAAGTTCGGTAAAGACGGGTTGAAACAGGCCTATTACGATATGCTCATCATCCGTGAGTTCGAAACCATGCTCAACAGCATCAAGAAAGAAGGGAACTATCAGGGCATTGCCTATGATCACAAAGGTCCCGCTCACCTGGCCATCGGACAGGAATCGGCCTATGTCGGACAGTCCCTGGCTTTGGATACAGATGACTTTATCTTCGGTTCCCACCGTTCTCATGGTGAGATCCTGGCCAAGTGTTTTAAGGCTGTATACGCCATGGATGAAGCATCCCTGAAATCTACTATGGAAGGATTCATGGATGGAGATACCCTCAAGGTCGTTCAAGATCATCATAATGGTTCCTCTCTGAGAGATACGGCGGAAAACTTTGTTCTCTACGGTGCTTTGGCAGAGGTCTTTGCCCGTAAAGCCGGTTTTAACAGAGGTCTCGGTGGTTCCATGCACACCTTCTTCTCTCCCTTCGGCAGCATGCCTAATAATGCTATCGTCGGTGGTTCCGGGGATATCGCCCTGGGTGCTGCTCTCTTTAAAAGAGTGAATAGAAAGAACGGGATTGTCATTGCCAATATCGGGGATGGTTCTCTCGCTTGTGGTCCTGTCTGGGAAGGCTTGATGATGGCCGCCATGGATCAGTACAAGACTCTCTGGGATAAAGATCTGGGCGGTATGCCTCCTTATCTTCTGAATGTATTCAATAACTTTTATGCCATGGGTGGACAGCCTGTGGGAGAAACCATGGGATTCGGTACCGCTGCCCGTCTGGGAGCCGGTGTTAATCCTGAAAATATGCATGCCGAACGGATCGATGGATTCAATCCTCTGGCAGTGGCTGAAGCCACCATGAGAAAGAAAGAACTCCTTCTGAAAGGAGAAGGTCCGGCTCTACTGGATACCATCACCTACAGACAGTCAGGCCACTCTCCATCTGATGCCTCCTCCTATAGAACCAAGGAAGAAATGGATGCCTTTGCCGCCATGGACTGTATCGTTGAGTTCGGTGAGTACCTGAAAGCCGGAAAGGTGATAACACAAAAAGAAATGGATAGCATGAAAGAAAAGGTCGTTGGTAAAATTACCACCACCATGAAGCTGGCTATCGATGACACAATCAGCCCCAGGGTTGGCGGACAGTTTATCGAGTCTGTTATGTATTCCATGGGAAATATGCCTAAAATGGAAGACCGGGAACCCGAGGTTCTGATGCCTCTTTCCGAAAACCCCAGGGTCAAACAGCTGGCCAGAAAAGCACGTTATGCTTATGACGAAAGCGGAAAGAAGCTTCCTGCTTCCAAAACCTATGCTTTTAGGGACGGTATCTTTGAAGCCATGGCTCATCGTTTCTATGAAGATCCCACTATGATTGCTTATGGTGAAGACGTGAGAGACTGGGGAGGTGCTTTTGCCTGTTACAGAGGATTGACCGAGGCATTGCCCTATCATAGATTTTTCAATTCTCCTATTTCAGAGGCATCCATCGTTGGTTCTGCTGTAGGATACGCCATGGCCGGAGGTCGGGCTGTTGTGGAGCTTATGTACTGCGACTTCCTGGGAAGAGCGGGTGACGAAGTGTTCAACCAGATGCCCAAGTGGCAGTCTATGTCGGGTGGTGTCTTGAAAATGCCCCTCGTACTGCGCGTGTCTGTAGGTTCAAAATACGGTGCTCAGCACTCCCAGGACTGGTCTGCTCTTGTGGCCCACATTCCCGGACTTAAGGTCATGTTCCCTGCTACTCCCTATGACGCAAAAGGGATGTTGAACCTGGCCCTGAGAGGAACCGACCCTGTGATCTTCCTGGAAAGCCAGAAGGTTTACGGTGAGGCCGAGCTATTCGAAAAAGACGGAGTACCCGAGGGATACTACGAGGTCCCAGAAGGTGAACCAGCCATCCGGAAGGAAGGAAACGATCTGACTATCATGTCTATCGGTGCCACCTTGTATCCTGCCATGGATGCGGCAAAACTGATGGAAGACAAATATGGACTGAGTGTTGAAGTGATTGACCTCCGGTTTATCAACCCTCTCAATTACGAACCCCTTGTAGATTCACTGAAAAAGACCGGGCGTTGTGTACTTGTGTCTGATGCGACAGAACGGGGTGCATTTACCCACAATGTGGCTTCAAACCTGACCCGTCTTGCCTTTGATTACCTGGATGCTCCTCCTGTCGTTGTGGGTTCCAGAAATTGGATCTCCCCACCTGCAGAAATGGAAGAGATTTTCTTCCCCCAGGTCAGCTGGATTATCGATACTGTGCATGAACAGATCATGCCACTCCCCGGTCATACAGTTGAAACTGTACAGACTAATGGAGATTGGATACGCCGCCTGAGACTAGGTGTTTAATTAGAAGAAAATATCATAGCTTTTGATTTGTACCGGTGCCTATGGCACCGGTATTTTTTTAGTAAATTTCGACAGTCACGGGATAATGATCCGATGGAAATACTCCATCATACCGTTTTCTGATAATCTGGTTTGATTTTTGTTGGAAGTGAGGAGTGAACAGGATATGGTCAATGGCCGGAAAAAGATTTAATCCCCTGTTAAAATGAAAGCTGCTACCCCTTGTTTTGCCAATGAGTAAACCGGCATTTTGGAATAGACTAACCGGCTGTTGCCAGCTTAGGGCATTGAAATCTCCCATTAAAATTAAGGGCTTCTTGTCATCTAACCAGGACTGCATTTTTTCTAGTATCAGCAAAGATGATTTGATGCGGTTGTTTCGGCTTTTGTAATCGTTGTGCATGTTGTACACACGGAAGGTTTCCTGTCGCTGACTGTCGTAAAGGTCGATCCATACACAGTATGCCGGATAGCTTCCATTCCAGGTTCTGGAATAGATCTGGTCTGGAGTCTCAGAAAAAAAGAAAAACCCCTGATTGCGGCTCTCGAAGCGGTCTTTTTTGAAAAGGATGGGCTGGGTGATCGGAAAATCTGCCGCGGGACCCACTGCGGCAGTACCATAATCAGATAAATTCATCTGCAGATAGGACAGTTGTATATTTTGATCATTTTCCTGTGACCGGGTAAAGGTCTCCATCTCCTGAAAACTGATGATATCTGGATCGCTTTCGGTGATGACCTGGAGGACGGCCTCTTTTCTATCATCCCAGTTCATCTTATCGTGACCGGCATATAAATAATGCACATTGAAGGTGGTCAGTCTTATTGAATCCGATTTTTCGCCCCAGACGGAGATCAAAGACTGCAAAAATAATACTATTATAAAGAAACTCTTCATGATCTCAATATAATAGCAAATGGGTATTAATACAAAGAAGTATTAACGCAGTGAGCCAAAGGTCAGACTACCGGTAATATTGCTTGAAGATTCACCAGAGGGGTGTATCATGAATCTTTGTGAGTGCTCAACCGTTGGAGGAATACCGTGTCTGAACTTTCTATGGGAAACAAAGAAGCTTTTCTTAAAAATTTAAGAAGGGAGTGCGGAGATATTCTGGAAAGCCAATTCCGGATCGATATCAATACAAAAGATAAAATCCTAGAAGAGTACTTCTCTAAAGGGTATCTGCCCCGCTGGTATTTTTACAGTAATACCGCCGATACAATTGCCCATCATATTTACATGCTGACACATTTTTTAAATGCTAACAGCGATATGCTCTCCCAGTCCGGTATCGATAGCAATTCAAAAACATATTTTATCAATGTCGGTCGGGATTATCCCGGCCGTTTGGCCAGAGTCATAGAACAGAATCTCACCATGGAGATCGTATCCATGGACTCCGAATCGACTGCCAGCGGTTTACGGATTGTAACCATTGATAAAAGAGGTGAAACCTATGTCGTGCTTTCAGATGAAGAAAAGAAGAATGCCGATGTTCTCAGGGAGCATGTCATAGAGTATGGGAGGGAGAACAAGCTCAAATATGCCAGTGAATTCCTGGAGACCCTATCTTACAAATATCTGAGAGAGGAGCTGTCGGTGCAACGCTATCCAGATAGAATTTTCCGTCATTTGCACCTCTATGAAAAATCTTCCCTCACCAAGGGAATCGTCGTCGAATCGGCTATCCTCAACGACATCCTCCGCCTTTCGGTGGCCTGTCGAAATCCTGATAAGAATTTCATCTTTGAAGCTTTGAAGTATTACAAAAAAAATAGGATCAACTTGGAACGGAGTTATTACGATCTCTTTGAGCATGATGAAAAACAGGTGGGAATCCTTTCCATTTACATCAAGGCCCCTTCAGTAGATTACAAAGAGCTAGAAGTCATCATGAAAAAAGACCTGGCACCCTTTGCAAATGTTCCTTTTCTTTCCCGGAAAGACAGTGTGGAACACCGGATTGAAACCCTCATCAGAAAACTATCCTCACCCTTGACTGAAGACGCCTTGGATCTTTGTTTAAAGGAACTCAAAGAGATGTGCCAGGAAAATCTGAAGCCTGGAAAGG of Oceanispirochaeta crateris contains these proteins:
- a CDS encoding substrate-binding domain-containing protein; its protein translation is MNKRLTAIGVLLLTVFMGTQLFAEGKKDVTAEKQGYLVIFSQANNAEPYRASQNDSFKELWAEYSDVTFEIMDAQQDNSRQISQIETSIIKNPDLLIVAPNERGPLSEVMGKAKNAGIPVVCLERDIVDAENYTTWIMSDNYSIGKLAGEYMVDLLIEKNGEPKGTIVDLRGSLGVEGEQKRFKGAWDVFDQYPGITQEAEAVCNWLQSEGRIRMTEILRAHNNIDIVYGHNDPMAVGGYLAAKDLGLEDDIIFIGVDGLLGEAGGIKKVIDGVLDATFTYPLCTEKAVEIGNKIMRDPAFTPEKVYEVASAMVTPENAQSLYK
- a CDS encoding ABC transporter permease, whose translation is MTSEFKMKQIPSLFKKGTTWLKRFQSLTGLVLIIIMAIILSPRQHGTGHILFLTSENISDIFRQVSENGIIAIGMTFVILTSGIDLSVGSLLAVAATFSAKILTQWDPPFGQSLHLFLAIFLPLILTTSFGTIYGLVISKLKIQPFIITLAGMIGIRGFARFLTNNANIDIGFGDDISSVFANLLSPKPVVISTFVIAAIVMSILLSRTVFGLRVKSIGDNSIGSRYAGLPVTKIILLTYALSGFLTGIAGILHAAQNHQGSPNDGMSYELDAIAAVVIGGTRMTGGKGSILGTIIGVFIMGILTNTFRLKGVDINIEMMAKAIIIVIAVWLQMPRQGKNKG
- a CDS encoding alpha-ketoacid dehydrogenase subunit alpha/beta; the protein is MAQQISVDPKKIREPQVIKLKDIPVNQYKQDIKDEIKKFGKDGLKQAYYDMLIIREFETMLNSIKKEGNYQGIAYDHKGPAHLAIGQESAYVGQSLALDTDDFIFGSHRSHGEILAKCFKAVYAMDEASLKSTMEGFMDGDTLKVVQDHHNGSSLRDTAENFVLYGALAEVFARKAGFNRGLGGSMHTFFSPFGSMPNNAIVGGSGDIALGAALFKRVNRKNGIVIANIGDGSLACGPVWEGLMMAAMDQYKTLWDKDLGGMPPYLLNVFNNFYAMGGQPVGETMGFGTAARLGAGVNPENMHAERIDGFNPLAVAEATMRKKELLLKGEGPALLDTITYRQSGHSPSDASSYRTKEEMDAFAAMDCIVEFGEYLKAGKVITQKEMDSMKEKVVGKITTTMKLAIDDTISPRVGGQFIESVMYSMGNMPKMEDREPEVLMPLSENPRVKQLARKARYAYDESGKKLPASKTYAFRDGIFEAMAHRFYEDPTMIAYGEDVRDWGGAFACYRGLTEALPYHRFFNSPISEASIVGSAVGYAMAGGRAVVELMYCDFLGRAGDEVFNQMPKWQSMSGGVLKMPLVLRVSVGSKYGAQHSQDWSALVAHIPGLKVMFPATPYDAKGMLNLALRGTDPVIFLESQKVYGEAELFEKDGVPEGYYEVPEGEPAIRKEGNDLTIMSIGATLYPAMDAAKLMEDKYGLSVEVIDLRFINPLNYEPLVDSLKKTGRCVLVSDATERGAFTHNVASNLTRLAFDYLDAPPVVVGSRNWISPPAEMEEIFFPQVSWIIDTVHEQIMPLPGHTVETVQTNGDWIRRLRLGV
- a CDS encoding endonuclease/exonuclease/phosphatase family protein, which codes for MKSFFIIVLFLQSLISVWGEKSDSIRLTTFNVHYLYAGHDKMNWDDRKEAVLQVITESDPDIISFQEMETFTRSQENDQNIQLSYLQMNLSDYGTAAVGPAADFPITQPILFKKDRFESRNQGFFFFSETPDQIYSRTWNGSYPAYCVWIDLYDSQRQETFRVYNMHNDYKSRNNRIKSSLLILEKMQSWLDDKKPLILMGDFNALSWQQPVSLFQNAGLLIGKTRGSSFHFNRGLNLFPAIDHILFTPHFQQKSNQIIRKRYDGVFPSDHYPVTVEIY
- a CDS encoding dihydrolipoamide acetyltransferase family protein, with the protein product MAEIVVMPKAGNSVESCIILEWSKQEGDAVQTGDILCEAETDKTTVSVESTASGTVLKHLYKVDDDVPVMLPLAIVGEPGEDITSLLAEVGNASGEAPSTEVAEETSATSSAPAAAETALPAQAVQADLGSPSGFASPRARNLAAAKAVALDKIKGTGPEGRIVERDVLAVLDGMAPLTPSAMEELIRTGKTAPTRGTGLGGRVLKSDLMDAPVSTSTSPVAASAVQFPGAVEEIKVKGVRKVTASRMLESLSQTAQLTMNTSANASRILAMRKRLKESPEEMGLQGVTINDLVMLVTARTLKDFPEMNAHFLGDTIKQFKSVHLGCAVDTPRGLMVPVVQFADTLSLKSMGIETKRLFGKCLDGQADTDDLSGGTFTITNLGAMGIESFTPVLNKPEVGILGVCTIQPKPVMKGSDVEFIPHMGLSLTFDHQATDGAPAGRFLKALVANLENIDLVLAL
- the lpdA gene encoding dihydrolipoyl dehydrogenase, encoding MENYDLIVIGAGPGGYIAAERAGHAGKKVLLIEKENLGGVCTNWGCIPTKSLLNSSKLYKKALHGEAYGVTAENVRFNLEKAMAHKQDTIETLRKGIAYLMKSNKVDVVFAEATLTSSKTVMADGKEYGFDNLFVATGSTAFVPPIPGSDLPHVLTNVGILEVESLPKNLVVIGGGVIGVEFASFFSAVGVNVSVVEMMDEIIPLMDGEFSAALRKSMSQVDFHLKAKVTKIDKTKVYFEKDGAETALDADLVLMAVGRRPLTMGLEKIGVDVAPQGIRVDEQMRTNLPGIFAIGDVNGKSLLAHSASRMGEVAVNTILGKPDRMRYDAIPWAVYTDPEAAGCGLTEAQAKDAGYKVQTATVQMRANGRFLAEQGKKEPGMCKVVVEEGSGLLLGVHMLGIYSSEIIHSAAAMMEMELRVQDIKEIVFPHPSVSEIIKDCLWAL